The DNA region TCTGGGCAGGCCCACCACTAAATATCAGTAATTTACTTTCAAAGTTGCGTTTGGATCAGGACAATCCCACCACTTTATGTCCGGCGGTAGTTCAGCCTGGTAGAACGGCGGACTGTAGATCCGCATGTCGCTGGTTCAAATCCGGCCCGCCGGACCATCTTCAAAACTTTCTTTGTATGATTTGACCAAAAAGTATATATAGGAGAAATACAATATGTTTGGAACACACATAAGTTAAAGGTTAAAGAGGGCCCGTAGCTCAGTCTGGCAGAGCGCCTGGCTTTTAACCAGGTGGTCGAGGGTTCAAATCCCTTCGGGCCCGCCATTTCATTTGGTACGGCGGTCATAGCGGGGGATACACCCGAACCCATACCGAACTCGGAAGTTAAGCCCCCCAGCGATGCCCCGAGTACTGCCACCTGGCGGGAAAGGGGCGACGCCGCCGGCCTCTTTTTATTCATTATTATTGAATGCTTTGTTAGGTTATCCTTGGCATTATTATGCCCTGGTGGTGTAGCCCGGCCTATCATACGGGACTGTCACTCCCGTGACTCGGGTTCAAATCCCGGCCAGGGCGCCATTTTTTATTTTAGATGAACTAATTGATAAATTTAAATATTTCTAATATTTTAATTAAATTTTAAAAGTTTTAAATGTGGGTAATATGGAAGAAGAATTTTATAAGATTATAAAAGGAGTAGGGATTATAAAAAATATTATCAAAATGATTTATTTATCGAATAAAAATAAGGATATATTTTCAAAGCCTTCCAAAACTAAGCCAATTCAATTAGTTGAGTGTATTGGTTGTGGACTCTGTGTAAGTAAATGTCCGACCAATGCTATAAAAATATTTGATTTTAGAGAGACAATATGCTCTGTTTGTGGAACTTGCTTAGAAATATGTCCCAATAACGCTATAATAAAAGATAGATTTACAATAGATGAGAGTAAATGTATGAAATGTGGAATATGCATATCATTTTGTCCCATTCCAATAATTAAAAAAGAAATTCCAAAACCAAAGACACCAGTAATTTTAAAAGATAGATGTAACAGTTGTGGTTTATGTGATTGTGAGGCAATAGATGTATTAAATAAAGAAATTGATCCAGAAAAATGCAAACTATGTTTAAAATGCATTGATAGATGTTCTTTACAGGCAATTTTAACGCCAGATGAGTATGTAAATTCTTTAGTTATAAAGGTAGATATTGACAGTTGTATATTTTGTAGAGAATGTGAAGAAGTCTGTCCAATTAGGGGAAATAATGAGTTTAGAGAAGGCTAAAGAAGATTTTAGATATTTAATAAATAGGGGATATAAAAAAGATGTTGCATTAAATTTTGTTGCTAATCATTACAAGTTGAGTAAAGAAGATAGAATTAGAATTATTAGAACTACTCACACGGATGAGGAGATTAAAATAACAAAAAGTAAATTAAAAAGATTATCAGATATAAAAGGGAAAACACTATATATTGATGGATTTAATGTTCTTATAGGTTTAGAGGCTTTAATTAAAGGAAATAAAGTTGTTTTGTGTGACGATAATATATATAGAGACTTTGAAAAAGTTTATGGTAAATATAAGATAAACGAATACTCCGTTAAAGCAATATCGTTATTATTAAAAATTCTTAAAGAGTATGATATAAAGCCAATAATTTATTTAGATGCCCAAGTGTCAAAAAGTGGGATGTTAGCAAAAAATATTAGAGAAAAAATGAAAGATTATAATATAGTTGGAGAAGTTCATTGTGTTAAAAACTGTGACTATAATCTTAAAAATAAAGAAATAGTAGCAACATCAGATAGTGTAATAATTAAAAGTAAGAATGTTAAATATATTGTTGATTTAGTAGCAGAGGCTATCGAATATTTAAAAAATCAGAAAAGGGGAGAAAATGAAAATTGGAATAATGAGTGATACTCACGACTATCTACCTAACATAAGAAAGGCAATAGAGATATTTAACAAGGAAAATGTTGAGACAGTAATACACTGTGGAGATTTTGTTAGTTTGTTTGTCATAAAGGAGTTTGAAAATTTAGATGCCAATATAATAGCAACATATGGAAATAACGATGGAGAGAGATATAAATTACAGGAATGGTTAAAAGAGATTAATGAAGATAATATTATTGATGATTTCGTATCAATTGAAATTGATGGGTTAAAATTTTTTATAACTCATGGTCATCATAAATCTGTCTTAGATTTGGCTATAAACTCTGGTTTGTATGATGTTGTTATCTATGGACATACCCACGAAAGAGTTTTTAAGGAGGTTAATAATGTTTTAGTTATAAATCCTGGGGAGTGCTGTGGATATTTAACAGGTATTGCCACAATTGGAATTTTAGATACAGAGAAAAAAGAATATAGAGAAATAATAATAGAATAATAAATTAAAAATAAAAATATGGGTGAAAATGATGGTTAAAGTTCTGTTAATAGGAGGAGGAGCAAGAGAGAGTGCTATAGCTCATGCTTTAAAAAAGAATGATGAAGTTAAATTATACACTTTAATGAAAAATAAAAACCCGGGAATTGCAAGATTATCAGAAGAGATTAAACTAGCAAAAGAAACTGATTTAAATGAAGTTAAATCATTTGCTGAAAAAGTTAAGCCAGATTTAGCAGTTGTAGGTCCAGAATCTCCATTAGAGGCAGGAGTTGTTGATCTATTAGAGGATATGGGTATTCCAACTGTTGGCCCAAAAAAAGTAGCGGCTCAAATAGAAACAAACAAAGAATTTATGAGAAATTTATTAAAAAAATATAATATAAAAGGTTCTTTAATGTTTAAAGCTTTTGAAGAGTATGGAGAAGAGTTAGAAAGTTTTATAGATGAACTTACTGAAAAAGGAATAAAGGCAGTTGTTAAACCAGTTGGATTAACTGGAGGAAAAGGAGTTAAAGTCGTTGGAGAGCAATTAAAAGACAATGAAGAAGCAAAAAAATATGCTAAAGAGATTTTTGAGACTGGATTAGGAGGAGGAAGAGTATTAATTGAAGAAAAATTAGAGGGCGTTGAATTCACATTGCACGGATTTGTTGATATTGACAGTATAAAATTCACACCATTTGTTCAAGATCATCCACATGCATTGGAGGGAGATAAAGGTAGTATAACTGGAGGTATGGGTTCTTACTCATGCCCAGATCATAATTTACCATTCATGACTGAGGAAGATGTAAAATTGGCAAAAGAGATTATGGAAGAAACTGTTAAGGCATTAAAAGAAGAAGTTGGTGGTTATAAAGGAATTTTATATGGACAGTTTATGCTAACTAAGGATGGGCCTAAGATTATTGAATACAACGCAAGATTTGGAGATCCTGAGGCAATGAATATATTGGCAATATTAAAAAACGACTTCTTAGAAATTTGTGATGCAATAGTCAATAAAAAACTCAAAAATGTAGATGTTGAATTTGAAAATAAAGCAACTGTTTGTAAATATGTTGTTCCTAAGGGTTATCCTGACAATCCAGTAAAAGGAGAACCAATAACAGTAGATGAAGAATCAATTGAAAAGTTAGGAGCAATATTACATTATGCATCAGTTAATGAAGAAGATGGAACTATATATATGACAGGTTCAAGAGCTGTTGCTGTTGTAGGAGTTGCAGACACAATTGAAGATGCTGAAAAGATTGCAGAAGAGGCTACAAAATATATTAAAGGAGAAGTTTATCACAGAAGTGATATTGGTAAGAAGGAGTTAATTAAGAAAAGAATAGAGAAAATAAAACAGTTGAGAGGATTCTAACTTTTTATTATACCCTAATAATCTCTTTATACATTAAATAACAAATCAAAATTCCAGAAATTATTGACGAACTTAAAATCATCCACATTATTACAATTTGAATTTCAGCAGCATATATAGGATTAGCCCCACTCAACAGCATACCAACCATAGCTCCCGGAATAAAGATAACTCCAACAGATTTCGTTCTATTCATCTGTGGAATTATTGCTGACTTTACGGCATTTTTTATAAATGGCTTTAAAGCAGTTAATTCCGTAGCTCCTAATGCCAAATATCCCCATAAAATATCTCTTTCAGATTTTACTAAATCTATGATTTTATCTAAGGTTAAATGGACTGTATTCATTGTATTACCAACAACCATTCCCATTAGTGGAATTACATAAATAGGCTCAAATTTAATAACATCAGAAAATACCAATATAATTAATGAAATTATAGTTGTCGTTAAAAAGGTAACAAATAAACTAAGAAAAAGTTTTTTCTTATGCTTTAATTTTATTTCTTTCATTATTAAATATGATGCCACAGTAATCATTACAGAAATCATAAGAAAAGCTCCCATCATTCCTAAAGAAAAAATATAAAGTAAGGCATATCCCAATATAAACAGTTGAATTAACGCCAATATTGAAACATAAAATATTTTTTTCTCAATGCCTAACTTTTCAATATATGCGATAACAATGGCTACTATAACAAAAGCGAATGCATAGAGTAGTTTTATAAATAACATCAAAATAATCACCCATCTCTATGGTTAATTATTATCTATTAACATTAAATTACATTAACATTAATTGTTAAGTAATACTCATAAGTAAATTTAAATAAACTCTTAATATAAAAAATCTTTTAAGTGACTTATATGAAGTGGGAGATTACTTTTAATGGAATCACTTATAGATGTATTAATTGTGCATACTGCTGTTCTTGTGAAGGATGGAGAATATATTTAAATTACTTCGATGTTTTAAAACTTAAAGATTACAAAGATTGTATAGAGAGATGCAAAGGAGAATTTAAATATAGAGTAAAAATTAATGAAAGAGGATGTATTTTATTAAATAATAATTTATGTAGAGTTCATTTAGAAAAAGGTTATGAGTTTAAACCTTTAATGTGTAAAATTTTTCCATTCAGTAGTATGGTAAAGTGGAATGGAACTCCTTTGTTGATAATAAAACATTACTGCAAAGGAATTTGTAAGGGAGAAACTGATAAAAAAGTTATTAAAGAAGTTATTAAATATATAAAAGAACTTTATTTTGATAATTTTGAGGAAATTATAGAAAATGGAATGGAACATAGTAGTAAAACTTTACTATATAAAGATTTTAGAATTAGTTGGGAAGAGAGAGAAGAGTTTGGAAGAT from Methanocaldococcus sp. includes:
- a CDS encoding 4Fe-4S binding protein, with the translated sequence MEEEFYKIIKGVGIIKNIIKMIYLSNKNKDIFSKPSKTKPIQLVECIGCGLCVSKCPTNAIKIFDFRETICSVCGTCLEICPNNAIIKDRFTIDESKCMKCGICISFCPIPIIKKEIPKPKTPVILKDRCNSCGLCDCEAIDVLNKEIDPEKCKLCLKCIDRCSLQAILTPDEYVNSLVIKVDIDSCIFCRECEEVCPIRGNNEFREG
- a CDS encoding DUF434 domain-containing protein encodes the protein MSLEKAKEDFRYLINRGYKKDVALNFVANHYKLSKEDRIRIIRTTHTDEEIKITKSKLKRLSDIKGKTLYIDGFNVLIGLEALIKGNKVVLCDDNIYRDFEKVYGKYKINEYSVKAISLLLKILKEYDIKPIIYLDAQVSKSGMLAKNIREKMKDYNIVGEVHCVKNCDYNLKNKEIVATSDSVIIKSKNVKYIVDLVAEAIEYLKNQKRGENENWNNE
- a CDS encoding MJ0936 family phosphodiesterase; this translates as MKIGIMSDTHDYLPNIRKAIEIFNKENVETVIHCGDFVSLFVIKEFENLDANIIATYGNNDGERYKLQEWLKEINEDNIIDDFVSIEIDGLKFFITHGHHKSVLDLAINSGLYDVVIYGHTHERVFKEVNNVLVINPGECCGYLTGIATIGILDTEKKEYREIIIE
- the purD gene encoding phosphoribosylamine--glycine ligase, whose protein sequence is MVKVLLIGGGARESAIAHALKKNDEVKLYTLMKNKNPGIARLSEEIKLAKETDLNEVKSFAEKVKPDLAVVGPESPLEAGVVDLLEDMGIPTVGPKKVAAQIETNKEFMRNLLKKYNIKGSLMFKAFEEYGEELESFIDELTEKGIKAVVKPVGLTGGKGVKVVGEQLKDNEEAKKYAKEIFETGLGGGRVLIEEKLEGVEFTLHGFVDIDSIKFTPFVQDHPHALEGDKGSITGGMGSYSCPDHNLPFMTEEDVKLAKEIMEETVKALKEEVGGYKGILYGQFMLTKDGPKIIEYNARFGDPEAMNILAILKNDFLEICDAIVNKKLKNVDVEFENKATVCKYVVPKGYPDNPVKGEPITVDEESIEKLGAILHYASVNEEDGTIYMTGSRAVAVVGVADTIEDAEKIAEEATKYIKGEVYHRSDIGKKELIKKRIEKIKQLRGF
- the fetB gene encoding iron export ABC transporter permease subunit FetB, producing the protein MLFIKLLYAFAFVIVAIVIAYIEKLGIEKKIFYVSILALIQLFILGYALLYIFSLGMMGAFLMISVMITVASYLIMKEIKLKHKKKLFLSLFVTFLTTTIISLIILVFSDVIKFEPIYVIPLMGMVVGNTMNTVHLTLDKIIDLVKSERDILWGYLALGATELTALKPFIKNAVKSAIIPQMNRTKSVGVIFIPGAMVGMLLSGANPIYAAEIQIVIMWMILSSSIISGILICYLMYKEIIRV
- a CDS encoding YkgJ family cysteine cluster protein; translation: MKWEITFNGITYRCINCAYCCSCEGWRIYLNYFDVLKLKDYKDCIERCKGEFKYRVKINERGCILLNNNLCRVHLEKGYEFKPLMCKIFPFSSMVKWNGTPLLIIKHYCKGICKGETDKKVIKEVIKYIKELYFDNFEEIIENGMEHSSKTLLYKDFRISWEEREEFGRYIFSSKNFDEMFERCKEIFGSNIKLINVELFKSIKNNIAKYSNQENEEEIIRYLLELNRREHFRKIPFYEEVEKLLKISQYLSKFKNVLRAEGNIDKKLFIDNTYNLK